The Paenibacillus sp. BIC5C1 DNA segment AGCGTTCATCTCCCCTGTTGGGTGAGCATTGAACAGACGTACCTGAGAAAGTGCAGCCGGACCAATAAAGTCTGTTTTCTCATTCACGTTCGGGCAAGCCTCGAGGCATACACCACATGTCATACATTTGGACAGCTCGTAAGCCCACTGACGTTTCTTCTCAGGCATCCGCGGACCCGGACCGAGGTCATAGGTACCATCAATCGGAATCCACGCTTTAACCCGTTTCAGGGCGTTAAACATCCGGGCACGGTCGATGACGAGGTCACGAACCACCGGGAAGGTTTTCATCGGTTCAATGCGAACCGGCTGTTCGAGCTTGTCGATCAGGGCTGCACACGCTTGACGTGGCTTGCCGTTGATGACCATGGAGCATGCTCCACAAACTTCTTCGAGACAGTTCGATTCCCAGCAGACCGGGGCAATGGACTTGCCTTCTGTATTGACCGGGTTCCGCTGGATCTCCATCAGGGCGCTAATAACGTTCATGCCGGGACGGTACGGAAGCTCAAACTCTTCGTTGTACGAAGATGACTCCGGGCTGTCCTGACGGGTGATGATAAACTTGACGGTTTTTTTTGCTGTAGCTGTGTCCGTCATATCGTTGTCCCCTCCTTTGGTGACGATGATTGATTGCTATCGTTACAAGACCACAATGTTCACAAATGGTCACTCCGCTGGCAGAAGATCCTTCCGATCGCTGTTATCCCCAGATTTCTTTGATCCACCTTATAGGGTGGAAATCCGGGAATAAAGGCGAACGCTTCGCTTCTTCAGTATTCTTCTGCCTTCTTCGTTCAGGTGTTAACTTTTAGATCATGTAAATATAAAAGAAATCCTCTTGATGTTATACAGCAAAGGCGGGCGCTTCGCTTCTTCAGGACATTTCCGTCTTCTCCGCTGCATCGTGCACATAATCCGCTTTACTGAATGTAGCAATAATTCATTCTGGTTAGCAGTAACTTTGAGAGCTCCGCGAACACTTCGCCTCTATGTGTCTACTGCTTTTCCGTTAAGATGCTAAGTCTTTAACTTTATGAATAGACCGAAATTCACTTTACTTAGTCTTTCGAGTAGTCGCGGATCCGTGGCGGGATCAGGGAAACGTCTACAGGCTCGTACGAAATTTTTGGACCTTCCTTCGACCAGCTTGCGATCGTTGTTTTCAGGAATTCCTCGTCATTCCGTTCGGTGAAGTCCGGTTTGTAATGCGCTCCACGGCTTTCGTTACGCAGCAGTGCGCCCAGCGTCATTGCTTCTGCCAGTTCAAGCATGTTCCACAGCTGACGGGTAAATGCTGCACCCGGGTTGTTCCAACCAGAAGTGTCGTACATGTTGATTTTGCCATAACGCTCTTTCAATTCCTTGATTTTGCCGATAGTCGCTTCCAACTTATCGTTGTAACGTACCACCGTCATGTTTGCCGTCATCCATTCGCCAAGCTCTTTGTGAATGACATAAGCATTTTCATTGCCCTGCATGTTCAGGATGCCTTCGTATTTATCGGTTTGGCGCTTGGTATAACCATCGAATACGGAAGAACTGATATCAGCAGACGATTTTTTGAGTCCTTTGATATATTCAACCGCTTTTGGTCCAGCCACCATACCACCGTAGATTGCCGATACCAAGGAATTCGCACCCAGACGGTTCGCACCGTGATATTGGTATTCGCATTCACCAGCTGCGAACAGTCCTGGAATGTTGGTCATTTGGTTATAATCTACCCACATGCCGCCCATGGAATAATGGACTGCCGGGAAGATTTTCATCGGAATTTTACGTGGGTCATCACCCATGAATTTCTCGTAGATCTCAATGATTCCGCCGAGCTTCACGTCCAGCTCCTTTGGATCTTTGTGGGACAAGTCGAGATATACCATGTTCTCGCCGTTCACGCCGAGGCCCATATCCACGCAGACGCTGAAAATTTCACGCGTCGCGATATCACGCGGAACGAGGTTACCGTATGACGGATATTTTTCTTCGAGGAAGTACCAAGGCTTGCCGTCTTTGTACGTCCAGATCCGTCCACCTTCACCACGAGCCGATTCGGACATCAGACGCAGTTTGTCATCGCCTGGAATGGCAGTCGGGTGAATCTGAATGAACTCACCGTTCGCGTAATTTACACCTTGCTGATACACCGCACTTGCGGCAGTACCTGTATTGATAACCGAGTTGGTTGTTTTACCGAAAATAATACCAGGGCCACCGCTCGCCAGAATAACTGCTTCTGCCGGGAACGTTTGTACCTTCATCGTTTTCAGATCCTGTGCTACAATCCCGCGGCAGATGCCTTCGTCATCCACAACAGCCTGCAGGAACTCCCAGTTCTCATACTTCGTAACAAGACCCGCGGCTTCCCAGCGACGTACTTGCTCATCCAGCGCGTAGAGCAATTGTTGTCCTGTCGTTGCACCGGCAAATGCCGTACGGTGATGCTTCGTTCCGCCGAAACGACGGAAATCGAGCAAACCTTCCGGTGTCCGGTTGAACATTACGCCCATCCGGTCCATCAGGTGAATGATGCCTGGTGCTGCTTCACACATTGCTTTGACTGGAGGCTGATTCGCCAAAAAGTCACCGCCATATACGGTATCGTCAAAGTGTACCCATGGGGAGTCGCCCTCACCCTTGGTATTTACCGCACCGTTGATACCGCCTTGGGCACATACGGAGTGGGATCTTTTGACGGGAACCAGTGAAAATAAATGAACATGGACTCCGGCTTCAGCCGATTTGATCGCCGCCATCAATCCCGCGAGACCTCCGCCCACAATAATTACATTAGATGATGCCATTGCTGTTCACTCCCTTATAAGTCAGCATTTAAAGTCCAAATGCTTAAATCAGAACTGTCTTAACTGCGTCAATCATAGAAGTGGCTACCTGGAAATCCATGCTCCGGAAAGCAAGCAGCGATGCAATAAACATGAGAGCTACAATAGCAAACAAGCTCATGCAGATGTAGGAAGATACACGCTGCGCACGCGGACCGACGGTAATTCCCCAGCTAACCAGGAACGACCACAGGCCGTTGGCAAAGTGATAGGATGCCGCAACCACACTGATCAGATATAAAATAAACGTTACCGGGTTCATCACGATGCCGTGTATGACACCGCCAAGCTCTTCGTGTGTGACATTCCCCAGCGCAACCTGGAAACGAGTCTCCCAAATATGCCAGATGACGAACACAAACGTAATGACACCGCTGACGCGCTGCAACGTATAGCGCCAGTTGCGCTCATTGCCAAAACGTCCCACGTTAGGCTTGGCCTGATAGGCAATGTACAAACCATATACACCGTGATAGAACAGCGGCAACCAGATGAGAAGCGTTTCAAGTACAATCACGAGCGGCAGGCCATTCAGAAATGCAACTGCATCGTTAAAGCCTTCTTTGCCGCCTTCAACTGCCGAGAAGTTCGTCACCATATGCTCAATGAAAAACAGACTGAGCGGAATGACGCCAAGCAAGGAGTGCAGCTTTCTGGAGTAAAACCCTTTCATAAAATGTCGATCCCCTTTCGCTAAATACAACGTTTTCATAAATAAAATTCGCTTATCATGACACAAACCTTTCCCAAGGAAAGGTTCGACAAATTGTTCCGTTTTCTTCAGGTGTGAACAACTTGTGTCACGATTCATGTTACTCCTTTTTTTCTTATAAGGGAATTGCAATATAATTATTAAATGTTATAACCTATAGGTATAAGTTATAAACATCGGTCGTGCAGGCCATACAACATGGAGAAATATTTGACAAGGAGATGCCTCACGCAAAGTACGTTCATACGTTCAGTAGAAAAGAGGTTAGTGCTCATGTTCGAGGAATTAAACGCTTTTGCGGCGGTTGTAGAGCAGTCCAGTCTGAACCGCGCATCGAAATTGCTGAATCTTTCACAGCCCGCGCTATCTCGTAAAATCTCCAAATTGGAGGATGAACTCGGCGTGGCGCTCTTTCATCGCCGTGGTAAACGGCTTGAATTAACCAGCGTTGGTCAGTTCGCGTACACTTTCGCGGTAGAGCAGAAACAGCAGCAACAGAAATTTCTGACCATGCTGGCCCAATACAAAGACGAAGAACAAAGCTCCATTACGCTTGGAGCCAGTCTGACAACGCTTCAAACAACATTGCCACCGCTGGTAAATGCCTTTATGGAGAAACATCCGAACGCGGAAATCAAGCTGGTGACAGGGAAAACGCATGAAATTGTCTCTTTTGTACGGGATAAAAAAGCTGATGTGGGCATCGTTGCCTCTTCCATAAGTGAAGCCGGGCTGAACTGTGTTCCGCTCTTTGATGATCATCTGGAGCTGGTTGTGCCTTTAACACATCCGCTATCGGGTAAAGAAGCCGGAATGGAGCATTTGCAAGACCTGCCGATGATTACGTTCTCCAAAGGAACCTGGTATCGCAAATTAACCGACGACCTGTTCCAGCGCTGCGCCGTGATGCCGGATATTCGCATGGAGATTGACTCCTTTGAAGCGATTGTCCGTCTTCTGCCTACCTGCAAAGCCGCAGCCCTGTTGCCCAAATCGTATCTCCGCCCTCAATTGCTTGCGGACAATGATCTCGTCTCGGTATATCTGCCGCAACTGCAGCAGACCCGTCGCACAACCTGCATGATCTATGGGGAAAAGGAAGACCTCAGCCAAACCTCCAGACAGTGGGTCAGGGAAACGGCTGCGCTCTTTACAGCAAAGGCGCCGCTGCCCTCACGGAGGACGCCGACGCCTTAGCATTCATATCAATCAGCCGAGCTCAATGCTCTGCTTTCATTTAATAGACTCAGCTCTAGCTCTCTTGGCTGATCACTTCTTCCTCAAAACGGTCAATGTCATCATTCATGCCGATAATTACCATGATATCACCCATCTGAAGCGAGTCCAGTGCAGTCGGGGCAATAATGACCCCGGCTTCCTTTTGTAACGCTACAATGCTGCAACCAAAGCGTACTCGAGCATTCAGAGTGGACAGCGTTTTATTATGCAGACAGGCTGGAACTTTCATCTCCACAATACTGTAATCATCGGACAATTCGATATAATCGAGCAGATTCGGGGTGACGAGCTGATGGGCAACCCGGATTCCCATATCACGCTCAGGATAAACGACACGATCGATTCCCAGCTTGTCCAGTGCCCGTCCATGAAGAACTGAAATGGCTTTGGCCACAACTGTTTTTACACCGAGTTCCTTCAGTAAAATGGCAGTGAGAATGCTGGTCTGGATATCAGCCCCGATGGCAACGATACAGCAGTCAAAATTGCGGATGCCCAGGGAGCGCAGCACTTCCTCATCCGTGGAATCCGCGACGACGGCATGGGTGACCAATTCACTCATGTCTTCGACGACTTCTTCATTTTTATCGATCCCCAGCACTTCATAGCCAAGCTCCATTAATTCCTGTGCCAGACTGGAGCCAAAGCGTCCAAGCCCAATTACCGCAAACTGCTGTGTTTTCATTGTTCTTCACGAACCCCTTATCCAATAATCATTTTGCCTTCCGGATACCTGTACAACTCTTTACCCTTTTTCTGTCCGAGTGCATACGCGAGCGTAATTGGTCCAAGACGTCCTGCAAACATGGTGAAACAGATCAAAAGCTTGCCGATCGTGGTCAGCTTCAGTGTAAGCCCCATAGATAAACCTACAGTGCCGAAGGCGGATGTTGTCTCAAATAATATCATCAAAAAGCTGCTGTCTTCCGTCGTACTAAGCACCATCGTAACGGCAATAATGAGCAACAGTGCAAGCAGTGTAATCGTCAGTGCTTTGAAAATCCGTTCCTGTAGGAGCCGATATCTGAAAAAGACGATATCTTCCCGCCCCCGCATCATGGCAATGACAGCTCCGGCCATAATCATGAATGTGGTTGTTTTAATACCGCCTCCCGTAGAACCAGGGGAAGCACCAATAAACATTAATATAATGATGAAAAATTGCGTTGCCTGTCTCAGGCCAGCAATATCTACTGTATTCGCCCCTGCTGTTCTCGGGGAAACCGACTGGAAGAACGAACCGAGAATTTTACCACCCCAGTTCAAGCCCCCCAGGGTCCGGGGATTACTGAATTCAAATACAAATATAACTAGAGCGCCAAATACGATTAACAATCCTGTCGTCAGCAATACCACTTTGGAATGCAGCGACAGCTTCCTCGTCCTCCGGTACTCCACCAGATCAGACAGAACGACAAAGCCTATCCCGCCTGCAATGATCAGGAACATGGCTGTAAAATTCACGAGCGGATCATACACATACCCGGTTAAGCTGCGGAAATCTCCGAACATATCAAACCCGGCATTGTTGAACATGGAGATCGCATGCCAATATCCATAATAGATGGCCTGCCCCATCGGCATATCAAACGACCACCGAATGGCGAATAACGTGCCACATATGCCTTCCAATATGAGCGAGTAGATCACAACCTTGCGAATAAGGCGGACAATGCCCTCCATCGTACTCTGGTTCATCGCTTCCTGCAAAATCAACCGCTCACGCAGAGAGATCCGCCGTTTGAATGCAATCGCCACCAGTGTCGACATCGTCATAAAGCCAAGACCGCCAATCTGAATCAGGATTGCAATGATAATCTGACCCAACGTCGAAAAATGAGTCCCCGTATCCACCACAACCAGCCCCGTCACGCAGACTGCTGAAGTTGCCGTGAAGAGTGCGTCAATAAAAGGAAGGCTGACCCCGCCTCGACTGGATGCCGGGAGCATCAACAGAAGTGTCCCAAGCAATATAATACCCGCGAACCCTAGGACCAGAATTCGGGGTGGCGATAGACGCATCCATTGAACATTCATTTTCACTTGAGTATCATCCACCTCTGCCAAAAAGAAAATGACCCCACCAACGTGGAGCCTTTCTCCGACGTGCTTTTCCATATGTCTTGACGGAAGATCCAAGCTCTTGGAAAGCCTCATTTCGGAGCGTAAACATGTATGATTTTCGCTGTAACACATATACATCAGGTTGGAATACATTTTATACTTTCTATTCGTTCCCTTGTTAACCTAAAGACATGCGGAATATTGGACATTTGATTCAAAATTATAAGCGCTGCGACGTTTGTATACAAAACGATTTTTGTGTAAATAGCATCGAATTCCGTCAAAAAGGGAAAAACTCAGATATGGCGACGGATAGATCAGATTGTTTCGATCATTTTCATTCGTTTTCATGCATTTGCACGACTTCTCGTTTCGTCATTGGCATTCGGGGCTTGGGCTGTGCTATCTTTACTTTAATATCCATATTAATAAAGGAGGAACTATATTAAATGAATCCCTTAGGGCAGCCTTTGGTACTCAAAGCTAACTTTAAGCGTTTAGGGTTGCTTGCGGCGATTGGCCTGATTCTGTTTTTCGTTTTTCAAATCTTTCCTGCCACCTCATCGCAAACGACTGATATCCAGTCTACTTCCTTCATAAGCAAGGAGAAAGCGGCGGAATCGGCACGATCTTTTGCAGCTTCTCTACCTGATTATATCCTTCCGACGGATACCGGAAACGAGCTGGTGACGTACCAAACCCATTCCGATATCTATGGGTATATGGCCAAAACCAAACAGTTAGAAACCTATAACAAGAAATGGGAAACAGCCTATCCTTACGATGTGTACCGCGTTCGTTTGCCCGATCAGGATAAAGGCGGTTATTTGAATGTTGACGTACATATGAGAACAGGAAAAGTTGTCGGCTTCAAGCGCGAACTGCCTTCTTCCCTGTATGCATCCATTGAGGCTGAACAGGACAAGAGCAAAGTGAATGCTGCTCAACGTTTAGCTGAAGATAACCTTTCTCTAAATGAAAAAGAACAGCTTGCCGCTGGCGTGCTTGGCGAATTCGGTTATAATGTGCCAAAACTTCAGCTGGACACCCGTGAAGAAGAAGCGGGGCTGCAATACACGGATAATGAAAAGCAAATTGGGGATTCCAAGCTGGAACTGAACTTTACATTTGAAAATGGAGCCGTCCGCTCCTTCGAATCGGTTTTCTCAGTCCCTGCCTCCCATACCGACTATGTAGAAAATCAAACCCGGCAAGCCAACTGGATGACTTACGGCGGTTATGCTTTCCTGACCTTTGTGCTTGGCGTGCTCGCGATTATCTACAGTATTCTGACGAGAGCTCACACGTCGTTCAAACGCGGAATTGTTCTGTCTCTGGTATACTTTGCGGCTTCCGTGATTGGCACACTGAACATGATTCCGCTCTTTCAGGCGCAAGGGCTGTCTAACTTTATGCTGACTTTTCTGATGGTCATGCAGGCTGGGATAACACTAGTCATGAGTGCAACCATCTATCTGTCGCTTGTTG contains these protein-coding regions:
- a CDS encoding LysR family transcriptional regulator, producing MFEELNAFAAVVEQSSLNRASKLLNLSQPALSRKISKLEDELGVALFHRRGKRLELTSVGQFAYTFAVEQKQQQQKFLTMLAQYKDEEQSSITLGASLTTLQTTLPPLVNAFMEKHPNAEIKLVTGKTHEIVSFVRDKKADVGIVASSISEAGLNCVPLFDDHLELVVPLTHPLSGKEAGMEHLQDLPMITFSKGTWYRKLTDDLFQRCAVMPDIRMEIDSFEAIVRLLPTCKAAALLPKSYLRPQLLADNDLVSVYLPQLQQTRRTTCMIYGEKEDLSQTSRQWVRETAALFTAKAPLPSRRTPTP
- the sdhB gene encoding succinate dehydrogenase iron-sulfur subunit, whose protein sequence is MTDTATAKKTVKFIITRQDSPESSSYNEEFELPYRPGMNVISALMEIQRNPVNTEGKSIAPVCWESNCLEEVCGACSMVINGKPRQACAALIDKLEQPVRIEPMKTFPVVRDLVIDRARMFNALKRVKAWIPIDGTYDLGPGPRMPEKKRQWAYELSKCMTCGVCLEACPNVNEKTDFIGPAALSQVRLFNAHPTGEMNAEDRLEALMEDGGIEGCGNSQNCVRSCPKGIPLTTSIAEMNKQTTKHMFKRWLGV
- a CDS encoding succinate dehydrogenase cytochrome b558 subunit, with product MKGFYSRKLHSLLGVIPLSLFFIEHMVTNFSAVEGGKEGFNDAVAFLNGLPLVIVLETLLIWLPLFYHGVYGLYIAYQAKPNVGRFGNERNWRYTLQRVSGVITFVFVIWHIWETRFQVALGNVTHEELGGVIHGIVMNPVTFILYLISVVAASYHFANGLWSFLVSWGITVGPRAQRVSSYICMSLFAIVALMFIASLLAFRSMDFQVATSMIDAVKTVLI
- a CDS encoding TrkH family potassium uptake protein; this translates as MNVQWMRLSPPRILVLGFAGIILLGTLLLMLPASSRGGVSLPFIDALFTATSAVCVTGLVVVDTGTHFSTLGQIIIAILIQIGGLGFMTMSTLVAIAFKRRISLRERLILQEAMNQSTMEGIVRLIRKVVIYSLILEGICGTLFAIRWSFDMPMGQAIYYGYWHAISMFNNAGFDMFGDFRSLTGYVYDPLVNFTAMFLIIAGGIGFVVLSDLVEYRRTRKLSLHSKVVLLTTGLLIVFGALVIFVFEFSNPRTLGGLNWGGKILGSFFQSVSPRTAGANTVDIAGLRQATQFFIIILMFIGASPGSTGGGIKTTTFMIMAGAVIAMMRGREDIVFFRYRLLQERIFKALTITLLALLLIIAVTMVLSTTEDSSFLMILFETTSAFGTVGLSMGLTLKLTTIGKLLICFTMFAGRLGPITLAYALGQKKGKELYRYPEGKMIIG
- the sdhA gene encoding succinate dehydrogenase flavoprotein subunit, whose translation is MASSNVIIVGGGLAGLMAAIKSAEAGVHVHLFSLVPVKRSHSVCAQGGINGAVNTKGEGDSPWVHFDDTVYGGDFLANQPPVKAMCEAAPGIIHLMDRMGVMFNRTPEGLLDFRRFGGTKHHRTAFAGATTGQQLLYALDEQVRRWEAAGLVTKYENWEFLQAVVDDEGICRGIVAQDLKTMKVQTFPAEAVILASGGPGIIFGKTTNSVINTGTAASAVYQQGVNYANGEFIQIHPTAIPGDDKLRLMSESARGEGGRIWTYKDGKPWYFLEEKYPSYGNLVPRDIATREIFSVCVDMGLGVNGENMVYLDLSHKDPKELDVKLGGIIEIYEKFMGDDPRKIPMKIFPAVHYSMGGMWVDYNQMTNIPGLFAAGECEYQYHGANRLGANSLVSAIYGGMVAGPKAVEYIKGLKKSSADISSSVFDGYTKRQTDKYEGILNMQGNENAYVIHKELGEWMTANMTVVRYNDKLEATIGKIKELKERYGKINMYDTSGWNNPGAAFTRQLWNMLELAEAMTLGALLRNESRGAHYKPDFTERNDEEFLKTTIASWSKEGPKISYEPVDVSLIPPRIRDYSKD
- a CDS encoding potassium channel family protein, whose amino-acid sequence is MKTQQFAVIGLGRFGSSLAQELMELGYEVLGIDKNEEVVEDMSELVTHAVVADSTDEEVLRSLGIRNFDCCIVAIGADIQTSILTAILLKELGVKTVVAKAISVLHGRALDKLGIDRVVYPERDMGIRVAHQLVTPNLLDYIELSDDYSIVEMKVPACLHNKTLSTLNARVRFGCSIVALQKEAGVIIAPTALDSLQMGDIMVIIGMNDDIDRFEEEVISQES
- a CDS encoding CPBP family intramembrane glutamic endopeptidase, which translates into the protein MNPLGQPLVLKANFKRLGLLAAIGLILFFVFQIFPATSSQTTDIQSTSFISKEKAAESARSFAASLPDYILPTDTGNELVTYQTHSDIYGYMAKTKQLETYNKKWETAYPYDVYRVRLPDQDKGGYLNVDVHMRTGKVVGFKRELPSSLYASIEAEQDKSKVNAAQRLAEDNLSLNEKEQLAAGVLGEFGYNVPKLQLDTREEEAGLQYTDNEKQIGDSKLELNFTFENGAVRSFESVFSVPASHTDYVENQTRQANWMTYGGYAFLTFVLGVLAIIYSILTRAHTSFKRGIVLSLVYFAASVIGTLNMIPLFQAQGLSNFMLTFLMVMQAGITLVMSATIYLSLVAGDGMWRKIGLNPWPRAKEPGYGKYVLHSMYTGYLWALILLGVQSVLFFILERSIGSWSTTSADQSTYNMSYAWIFPIMAWMAGIGEETVYRLFGIRMMQKVVRNTFIACLIPTLIWALGHTLYPIYPVITRPIELTVIGLLFSLIMLRHGFIAVVFAHVIFDSLLMGLSLIFMGDALNISAGLFWIVLPAIVGYVIYKMNPKQKEKPYVTTPHHEVLQ